Within Candidatus Krumholzibacteriia bacterium, the genomic segment ACCGGCAACCTCAACGAGCGCGAGTGGGACCTCATGAAGTACCACACCTTCTTCGGGGTCAAGGAACTCTCGCGCATCCACGCGCTGCGCGAAGCGGTGGATCCCATGTTCGTCGCCATCCAGCACCACGCGCAGTACAACAACGACGGCTACCCGCAACGCCCCGGCGGCTGGAACCTGCGCCTGTTCAGCCGCATCGTGACGGTGGCGGACTACTACGACGCCATGACGGCATGGCGCACCTACCAGAAGGAGCCCATCACCGCCGACCGCGCGCTCAACTTCATCCTGCAGAAGGCGGGCTCGATCTTCGATCCGTTCGTGGCCAAGATCTTCGTGCAGGCCATGGGCCTCTACCCGGTGGGGACCATCGTGGAGATGGAGCAGGGCGAGCTGGGCGTGGTGACGCGCCAGAACGCGGACACGCGCTTCCTGCACAGGCCGGTGGTCGAGGTGCTGCGCACCGAGGGCGGCGTCATGCGCCGCGAAATCATCGATCTCGCCGAACGCACCCCCGACGGCAACTACCCGCGCACCATCAGGCGTGCGCTGCACGAGAGCCAGGTCGACATCGACAAGCGGCTCTGCTTCCTCGCCGATGCCGAAAAAGACCCGGCGTAAGTGCCCGGTGACGCGTGAAGGCGCTGTACCGCGAGTGAGATTGTTTTTGTGTTTAAATAGACATTTGTCTTGACAGCCTCCCGGGGGCGCGCCTGCGCGCCCCCATGCTCGTTCGCGCACGCGTCTTCGTTTGCGCCTCATTTTCTCGTAGCTACATCATTGCGCACAACGCGGCGTTTTCAACTCCGGCGTGTGAGTTATCGCGTCTCACGCAAGCTGCGAGCATCGAACATCATCCTCTTATAATTCACACAGCAATACTTCCTCCCGCCAACGTCCCAACCAGGAGGTCCTGCTGTGAACACCCCGACGATTACCCTCCCCGAACATGACATCACCGCCCGCCTTCGCGGCCTGAGCGATCGCGAACTGGTTGCGCGGACATCCGCGCTCGCCCGGGAAGAGCGCGCGGCCACGATCGAGCTGCTGCATCACCTCAACGAGATCGCGCGGCGCAAGGTCTACCTGGAGCTCGGCTTCAGCTCGCTGCACGACTACTGCGTCCGTGGGCTCGCCTATTCGAGTCCCTCTGCGTGCCGGCGCATCCGCGCCGCGCGCTGCATCCGCGAGTTTCCGGATGTGCTGCGGCTGCTGGAGCGGGGTGAACTGGACCTGGGAACCATCTCGCTGATCGAGCCGGTCCTGACCGAAGACAACCACGGCGCCGTGGTCGCGCGGGTACGCGGCCGCACCTACCGGCAGGTCAAACGGGTGGTGGCGGAGTACGGTCCGGTGCTGGCGATCGCCGAAGAACGCATCGAGCCGGTTCGCACGCAGGTGATGCCATCCAGCATGGACGCCGTCCTGTTCGATCGTGAGACTGAGCGCGCCATGCCGGAGGGACCGGCGCGTGCGAACCCGAGCTGGGTGGTCTCGGAACAGAAGACGCTGGTGCAGTTCCTGGCGAGCGATGAACTGATAGCGAAGTACGAGCAGGCGAAGGCCCTGCTGTCCCACTCCAGAATAGACGCCACGTTCGCAGAGGTGCTCGAGGTGATTCTCAGCGAGTACATCGAGCGCCACAGTCCCGAAGCGAGACAGCGCCGGCGCGACGCGCGCAAGGCGGCAAGTGGCAAATCTTCGACCGTCGGCGCCGACGGTAACTCGCGGCATATTCCGGCGAGCGTCCGCGACGAAGTCTCTGTGAGGGACCAGGGCCGGTGCACGTTCGTCGCCCCCGACGGAACGCGCTGGGGAAGCACGTGATGGCTCGCTACTGGCGCCGGCAGTGAGCGCTAGTACTTCGGAATCGACGAATCGATCTCATCGGACCAGGCGTGGATGCCGCCGGTGAGATTCCACACCCTGTCGAAGCCTGCGTCCTGCAGGAAGCCCACCGCCTGCGCCGAGCGCACGCCGGTGCGGCAGTACACCACGATGTCGCGCGACGAATCCAGCTCGTGCACCCGCGCCGCCAGCTCGCCCAGCGGGATCAGCGTGCCGCCGATGTGACACAGTTGCTTCTCGTGCGGCTCGCGCACGTCGAGGACGAACACGTCCTCGCCCGCGTCGAGTCGTTTCTTCAATTCTTTGGGGCCGATGGCCGGAACCGCCATGTCGTCTTGCACCTCTTCTCCGCGGATGCCGCAGAATTCTTCGTAGTCGATCAGTTCGTGGATGGTGCGATTGGGCCCGCACACCGGGCACTCGTCGCTCCTGCGCAGCTTGAGTTCGCGGAAGCGCATCTTGAGCGCGTCGAACAACAACAACCGCCCCGCCAGCGACTCGCCCGCGCCGAGAATCCACTTGATGGCCTCGTTGGCCTGGATGGCGCCCACGATTCCGGGCAGCACACCCAGCACGCCGCCCTCCGCGCAACTCGGCACCAGCCCCGGCGGCGGGGGAGCGGGGTAGAGGCAACGGTAGCACGGCCCGTCCTGGGCCGCGAACACCGTGATCTGCCCCTCGAAGCGGAAGATGCTCCCGTACACGTACGGCTTGCCCGCGAGCACGCACGCGTCGTTCACGAGATAGCGCGTGGGGAAGTTGTCGGTGCCGTCGACCACGATATCATAGTCCTTGATGATCTCCAAAGCGTTGTCGCTGGTGAGCCGCGTCTCGTGCAGCTCGAAGGTCACCGCGGGATTGAGATCCTGCAGGCGCTCGCGCGCGGCCTGCAGCTTGGGCCGTCCCACGTCCCGGGTCCCGAACGTCACCTGGCGCTGCAGATTGGTGACGTCCACCACGTCGAAGTCCACCAGCCCGATGGTGCCCACGCCGGCCGCGGTGAGGTACAGCCCCGCGGGTGCGCCCAGCCCGCCGGTGCCGATCATGAGCACGCGTGCCCGCTTGAGCTTGAGCTGCCCGTCGACGGCCACCTCGGGCATGATGAGGTGGCGGCTGTAGCGCTTGATCTCCTCGGGCGAGAGTCCCTCCACCGCGTACACGTCCGGCGCGCCGCCCGCAATCGACGGCACGATGCTCACCACGTCGCCCGCCTTGAGCGGGGTGGCGTCCTTCTGCAGGTGACGCACGTCTTCGTCGTTGACGTACACGTTCACGAAGCTGCGCAAGCGCCCGTGTTCGTCGAACAGGTGCTTCTTCAGTTCGCCGTGCGCGGCCACCAGGCGCGACAGCGCTTCGCCCACGGTGGCGGCTTCCACCTCGACGGATTCGGCGGAACCGGTGAAGCGGCGCAGGGCGGAGGGAATCAGAATCGAATTGGCCATGAGAATCATCCTCGCTTCGGGGCGCGCGCCGGGGAGTCCGGCAGCGCCTCCACGATTGTCTCGGCCGCGAAGGCGGTGCGGTCGTCGTCGAGAATCCAGCTGGTGGTCTCGCCGGCGACACCGTCCCGCACGGACACGATCACATAGGAATACCACGGAAACGCGTGCTCGCGGTCGTAGTCCGACGGGCGCGCGGGGTGGTCGGGGTGTGAATGGTAGAAGCCCAGCACCTCGAGCGACCGCGCGCGCGCATCGCGCTCGATGGCGCGGTAGTCGTCGGGCGTGATGAGAAAGCGCCGCGCCGCCGCGGATGCCTCGCGCCGGTTGTCGGCCTCGTGCAGTGCTGCGACCTCCCGCGCGCCGTCCGCGGCCAGCGCCCCCAGCAGCGCCCCGCAGCACTCGTGCGGGTAGGTGCGCCGCGCGTGCGCGTGGATCGCGCGCATCAACTCCGGGGCAATGGCAATCACGGCGTGTCCTCCAGGTGGGCGAGCGACGGTGCCGCGGCTTCGTCGGCCACCGCCTCGGGGGTCTCCTCCCAGAAGCGCTCGCTCAGGTACTTCTCGCCGTTGTCGGCAAAGATTGTCACGATCATCGCGTGCCGCTCGCGCGGAATCGACCGCGCGACTTCGATGCACGCCGCGATGGCGGCTCCCGAGGAGACGCCCACCAGCATGCCCTCTTCCCGGATGAGCCGCTTGACCGCGCGGTGCGCGGTCTCGGTCTGGATTTCGATGTTCTCGTCCGCCAGCGACGGGTCGTAGATGCCGGGGACGCGTGCCGTGGGCATGTGCTTCATCCCCTCCAGCCCGTGGAAGGGCGCGTCCGGCTGCACGGAGATCGCGCGGATGGCGGGGTTCAGCTCGCGCAGGCGGCGCGCCGTCCCGGTGAACGTCCCGCTCGTGCCCAGCGCCGCCACGAAGTGGGTGAGGCACCCGGCGGTCTGGTTCCAGATCTCCGGCGCGGTGCTCTCGTAGTGCGCGCGCCAGTTGTCGTCGTTGTCATACTGGTTGAGATACGCGTAGCGCTCAGGTTCCGCGGCGGCGATGCGGCCCGCCGCTTCGATGGCACCGTCGCTGCCCAGGGCGGGGTCGGTGAGCGTGAGCCCGGCGCCGTACGCCTCGAGGATGCGAATCCGCTCCGGGCTGGCGTTGGCTGGCAGCGCGAGCCGCACCGGGTAGCCGCGCGCGGCGCCGATCATGGCGTAGCCGATGCCGGTGTTGCCGGAGGTGGCGTCGAGGATGGTCATGCCCGGCTTGAGGCGCCCGTCCTGCTCGGCGGCGAGGATCATGCGCAGCGCCGGGCGGTCCTTGACCGACCCGCCGGGGTTGAGCCACTCGGCCTTGGCGTAGATGGAGACGTTGGGAAAGGCGCGGTCTATGCGTTCGAGGCGGAAAAGCGGTGTACGGCCGATCCGCGACAGGATCGACTCGTTCTCCGAGCCCTGCAGGGACCGGGCGAGGCGGAGCGGGATGGACGACATGGCAGCTTCATTTGAATTCGGACTCGTTTGGTGCGATTTAGGTGTCGCTAAAAGCGCCCGCGAGGGCGCCAATGGGTGTAAGATACCACGGCATAACGAATTGATCAATACCCCACGTCCGTTTCCACCCCGCCGTGGGCCGCAAAACGGCGTGGAACCGATCTGCGCCGGACTGTATAATAACGAGGCACCCGAACGTGCAGCCGCAGGGCGCCGCCCGATCGAGACAGATTGTTGTCAGACAACAAGTTTCAGACTTCTGAAGACCTCAAGAGGAGAACGTTTGCCATGAGAAACCGATTCGTGCCGCTCGGGACCGGAGTGCTTGCCCTGTGTGTGGGGGCCGCCGTGGTCGCGAGCCTTCCCCGTGGGGCGGCCGCGGAGAACAAACCGTCCGTCGAGATTCCGCGCATGCGCCAGGACTTCGGCGAGGTATTCGAGCGCGCCAAGTACGAGTACTCGTTCACGGTGCGCAACCGCGGCACCGCCGACCTCGTGATCGAAGACGTCAAGCCCGCGTGCGGATGCACCGTGGCCAAATACGACAAGGTCATCGCCCCCGGCGGCGAGGGAAAGATCGAGCTCGTCCTCGACGGCGAGCGCGTGCACGGTGAGTTCGCCAAGACGGCCGTCGTGAAGACCAACGATCCGGAACACCCGGAACTCACCATCACCATCGCGGGCCACGAGATTCCATTTCTGAACGTTGTGCCCGAGGGAACCATCTACCTGCACGGGCGCTACGACGAGGCGGTGGAGAAGTCGGTCACGCTCACGTCCAATGAGAAGGAATTCGATCTCAAGATCACCGGCGTCACGTCCAATATCGACGACAAGATCGAGTACCAGGTGAAGCCGGGCGACGCCAGGGGATCGTTCGTTCTCGACGTGAAGAAGAAGATGAATACGCCGCCGTCGTCGGCGTATGGCAACATCACCGTCGCCACCAACAGCGAGAAGTCGCCCGAGACCATCCTGCAGGTGCACGTGATGACCAAGGGGTCCATCAGCGTGACGCCGCAGACACTCAACTACGGCATGGTCCAGTTCGGAGCCAAGGGTGCCGCGGGCAACCCGGTCACCAAGTCGGTAATGATCCTGAAGACGGACGGGACGTTCGACCTCAAGGACGTCGTCATCGACAACAAGAACTTCTCCGCCAAGATCGAGCCGGTGGAGCCGGGCAAGCAGTACAAGGTGGAAGTGACCTTTGTGCCGCCCGCGAAGACCAGCGCGACCCACCGCGAGGTGGGCGAACTCGTAATCGGCACGTCGGACCCGCGCGAGCCGTCGGTCAAGGTTCACCTGGTTGCACG encodes:
- the moeB gene encoding molybdopterin-synthase adenylyltransferase MoeB, encoding MANSILIPSALRRFTGSAESVEVEAATVGEALSRLVAAHGELKKHLFDEHGRLRSFVNVYVNDEDVRHLQKDATPLKAGDVVSIVPSIAGGAPDVYAVEGLSPEEIKRYSRHLIMPEVAVDGQLKLKRARVLMIGTGGLGAPAGLYLTAAGVGTIGLVDFDVVDVTNLQRQVTFGTRDVGRPKLQAARERLQDLNPAVTFELHETRLTSDNALEIIKDYDIVVDGTDNFPTRYLVNDACVLAGKPYVYGSIFRFEGQITVFAAQDGPCYRCLYPAPPPPGLVPSCAEGGVLGVLPGIVGAIQANEAIKWILGAGESLAGRLLLFDALKMRFRELKLRRSDECPVCGPNRTIHELIDYEEFCGIRGEEVQDDMAVPAIGPKELKKRLDAGEDVFVLDVREPHEKQLCHIGGTLIPLGELAARVHELDSSRDIVVYCRTGVRSAQAVGFLQDAGFDRVWNLTGGIHAWSDEIDSSIPKY
- a CDS encoding DUF1573 domain-containing protein, encoding MRNRFVPLGTGVLALCVGAAVVASLPRGAAAENKPSVEIPRMRQDFGEVFERAKYEYSFTVRNRGTADLVIEDVKPACGCTVAKYDKVIAPGGEGKIELVLDGERVHGEFAKTAVVKTNDPEHPELTITIAGHEIPFLNVVPEGTIYLHGRYDEAVEKSVTLTSNEKEFDLKITGVTSNIDDKIEYQVKPGDARGSFVLDVKKKMNTPPSSAYGNITVATNSEKSPETILQVHVMTKGSISVTPQTLNYGMVQFGAKGAAGNPVTKSVMILKTDGTFDLKDVVIDNKNFSAKIEPVEPGKQYKVEVTFVPPAKTSATHREVGELVIGTSDPREPSVKVHLVARAM
- a CDS encoding cysteine synthase family protein; the encoded protein is MSSIPLRLARSLQGSENESILSRIGRTPLFRLERIDRAFPNVSIYAKAEWLNPGGSVKDRPALRMILAAEQDGRLKPGMTILDATSGNTGIGYAMIGAARGYPVRLALPANASPERIRILEAYGAGLTLTDPALGSDGAIEAAGRIAAAEPERYAYLNQYDNDDNWRAHYESTAPEIWNQTAGCLTHFVAALGTSGTFTGTARRLRELNPAIRAISVQPDAPFHGLEGMKHMPTARVPGIYDPSLADENIEIQTETAHRAVKRLIREEGMLVGVSSGAAIAACIEVARSIPRERHAMIVTIFADNGEKYLSERFWEETPEAVADEAAAPSLAHLEDTP
- a CDS encoding M67 family metallopeptidase → MIAIAPELMRAIHAHARRTYPHECCGALLGALAADGAREVAALHEADNRREASAAARRFLITPDDYRAIERDARARSLEVLGFYHSHPDHPARPSDYDREHAFPWYSYVIVSVRDGVAGETTSWILDDDRTAFAAETIVEALPDSPARAPKRG